In Allomuricauda ruestringensis DSM 13258, the following proteins share a genomic window:
- the rpsL gene encoding 30S ribosomal protein S12 — protein sequence MPTISQLVRKGRATITKKSKSAALDSCPQRRGVCTRVYTTTPKKPNSAMRKVARVRLTNGKEVNAYIPGEGHNLQEHSIVLVRGGRVKDLPGVRYHIVRGALDTAGVAGRTQRRSKYGAKRPKN from the coding sequence AGTACGAAAAGGAAGGGCCACAATTACCAAGAAGAGTAAATCGGCTGCTTTGGATTCGTGTCCTCAAAGAAGAGGGGTTTGTACGCGTGTTTACACCACTACACCTAAAAAACCAAACTCTGCAATGCGTAAAGTTGCAAGGGTAAGGTTGACCAACGGTAAAGAGGTGAACGCATATATCCCCGGTGAAGGTCACAACCTCCAAGAGCACTCGATAGTATTGGTTAGAGGCGGAAGAGTAAAGGATTTGCCTGGTGTGCGATATCATATCGTTCGTGGTGCATTGGATACCGCAGGTGTTGCGGGCAGAACGCAACGACGATCTAAGTATGGTGCAAAGCGTCCTAAAAATTAA